The following proteins are co-located in the Aggregatibacter aphrophilus ATCC 33389 genome:
- a CDS encoding DUF935 domain-containing protein, with amino-acid sequence MQSKILDIHGKPFAFDDELQTENDSRLGWLQRHYSEHPASGLTPSKAATLLRAAEMGDLIGQCELAEDMEEKDSHLQSELGKRRNAILTMDWQIAPPPNAGAAEQRDAQMLEEILRDATWLDDCIFDATDAILKGFSCQEIEWEPGLVSGLKLIRNVNWRDPAWFMTPQYDRNTLRLRDGTEKGVELAKFGWITHIAKAKTGYLSRIGLVRTLVWPFIYRNYSARDFAEFLEIYGLPLRLGKYPEGATNNEKNTLLRAVMSIGHNAGGIIPRGMEIEFAKAADGNAAEFMAMIDWAEKSMSKAILGGTLTSQSDGKTSTNALGNVHNEVRQELRDADLKRLAATLTRDLVYPLYALNCKSFNDARRIPRFEFDTAESEDINSFGEGLGKLVDIGFKIPLQWAQDKMQIPVAAENEDVLSRTQPKAEPEDPRKKAILSANLPELKFNTIHRDPDDLIDELEPTAEEYESVIDPMLKPIVDAIRTGGYEYAQTRLAELYQDLDDDALEQMLTRALFVSDLIGRLNANR; translated from the coding sequence ATGCAAAGCAAAATTTTAGACATCCACGGCAAACCATTTGCTTTTGATGACGAGCTACAAACCGAAAATGACAGCCGCTTAGGTTGGTTGCAACGTCATTATAGTGAGCACCCGGCAAGCGGTCTTACCCCATCCAAAGCGGCAACATTATTACGTGCCGCTGAAATGGGCGACTTAATCGGACAATGTGAATTGGCCGAAGATATGGAGGAAAAGGACTCACACTTGCAATCGGAGCTCGGCAAGCGCCGTAATGCCATCTTGACAATGGATTGGCAAATTGCCCCGCCGCCTAATGCCGGTGCGGCAGAACAACGAGACGCACAAATGCTCGAAGAAATCTTGCGTGACGCAACGTGGCTGGATGATTGCATTTTTGATGCGACTGACGCCATTTTGAAAGGGTTTAGTTGCCAAGAAATCGAGTGGGAACCGGGCCTTGTCAGCGGCCTGAAATTAATCCGTAATGTTAACTGGCGCGACCCTGCGTGGTTTATGACGCCGCAATATGACCGCAATACATTACGCTTGCGCGATGGCACAGAAAAAGGCGTGGAGCTGGCTAAATTTGGATGGATTACGCATATAGCCAAGGCGAAAACGGGTTATTTGTCCCGTATTGGTCTTGTGCGCACCTTGGTTTGGCCGTTTATTTATCGCAACTACTCCGCCCGAGATTTTGCCGAGTTTTTGGAGATTTATGGCCTGCCATTGCGCCTTGGTAAATATCCGGAAGGGGCTACCAACAACGAGAAAAATACATTGTTACGGGCGGTAATGAGTATCGGTCATAACGCAGGCGGCATCATCCCGCGCGGCATGGAGATTGAATTTGCCAAGGCGGCTGACGGCAATGCGGCAGAATTTATGGCGATGATTGACTGGGCGGAAAAATCCATGTCTAAAGCGATTTTAGGCGGCACGCTCACCTCGCAATCTGATGGCAAGACCTCGACCAATGCCCTTGGCAATGTACACAATGAGGTGCGCCAAGAATTACGTGACGCCGATTTAAAACGCTTAGCCGCAACGCTAACCCGTGATTTGGTGTACCCGCTTTATGCGCTTAACTGTAAGTCATTTAACGACGCGCGCCGCATACCACGATTTGAATTTGACACCGCCGAAAGTGAGGATATTAATAGCTTTGGTGAGGGATTGGGCAAGTTAGTTGACATCGGGTTTAAAATCCCGTTGCAATGGGCGCAAGATAAAATGCAAATCCCTGTTGCAGCCGAGAATGAAGACGTATTAAGCCGAACACAGCCCAAAGCCGAACCGGAAGACCCGCGCAAAAAAGCCATATTAAGCGCTAACCTACCGGAGCTTAAATTTAACACAATCCACCGCGACCCCGACGACTTAATCGACGAGCTGGAGCCTACGGCAGAAGAATACGAGTCGGTGATTGACCCGATGTTAAAACCGATTGTGGACGCTATCCGCACAGGTGGCTATGAATACGCACAAACCCGCCTGGCCGAACTCTATCAAGATTTGGACGATGACGCGTTGGAGCAAATGCTTACCCGTGCATTATTTGTTAGCGACTTGATAGGACGTCTCAATGCCAACCGCTAA